A window of the Gorilla gorilla gorilla isolate KB3781 chromosome 8, NHGRI_mGorGor1-v2.1_pri, whole genome shotgun sequence genome harbors these coding sequences:
- the CALML3 gene encoding calmodulin-like protein 3 encodes MADQLTEEQVTEFKEAFSLFDKDGDGCITTRELGTVMRSLGQNPTEAELRDMMSEIDRDGNGTVDFPEFLGMMARKMKDTDNEEEIREAFRVFDKDGNGFVSAAELRHVMTRLGEKLSDEEVDEMIRAADTDGDGQVNYEEFVRVLVSK; translated from the coding sequence ATGGCCGACCAGCTGACTGAGGAGCAGGTCACAGAATTCAAGGAGGCCTTCTCCCTGTTTGACAAGGATGGGGACGGCTGCATCACCACCCGCGAGCTGGGCACGGTCATGCGGTCCCTGGGCCAGAACCCCACGGAGGCCGAGCTGCGGGACATGATGAGTGAGATCGACCGGGACGGCAACGGCACCGTGGACTTCCCCGAGTTCCTGGGCATGATGGCCAGGAAGATGAAGGACACGGACAACGAGGAAGAGATCCGCGAGGCCTTCCGCGTGTTCGACAAGGACGGCAACGGCTTCGTCAGCGCCGCCGAGCTGCGACACGTCATGACCCGGCTGGGGGAGAAGCTGAGTGACGAGGAGGTGGACGAGATGATCCGGGCCGCGGACACGGACGGAGACGGACAGGTGAACTACGAGGAGTTTGTCCGTGTGCTGGTGTCCAAGTGA